Part of the Acidobacteriota bacterium genome is shown below.
AAATCGGCCTTCTTAAATCTAAACTCTCGATCATTCCTAATGGAGTTAACTTAAAATTTTCTCTTACGATTTCTACGATTTTCTTATCTGGTATTTTACCTGTCCCGTAAGTGTCAACCATAATCGAAACAGGGTCTGCAACTCCTATCGCATAAGCAAGCTGAACTCCAACTTCATCAGTTATTCCCGATGCAACAAGATTCTTTGCAATGTATCTTGCCATGTATGCTCCTGAGCGATCCACTTTAGTAGGATCTTTCCCTGAGAAGCATCCTCCTCCATGAGTTGCCTTCCCTCCGTATGTATCAACCATTATTTTTCTTCCTGTAACCCCTGTATCAGCCATCGGCCCTCCCATCACAAATCTTCCTGTGGGGTTAATGAAAATTTTTGTTTTCTCATCTCTCATTTGTTGGGAAATTGCAAATTCAATAACATGTTCAATGATGTCTTCTCTTAACTCTGATTGAGTTACAGCAGGTGAATGCTGGGCAGCTATTACGATTGTGTCAACTCTAATGGGTTTTCCATTTTCGTATTCCACTGTAACCTGACTTTTCCCATCAGGTCTTAAATATTCAAGAATCCCTTCCTTCCTAACCTGTGATAATCTCTTGACGAGTTTATGGGCAAGCATTATTGGCAATGGCATAAGCTCATCTGTCTCTCTGCAGGCGTACCCGAACATCATTCCCTGGTCTCCAGCTCCACCCACATCCACTCCCATAGCAA
Proteins encoded:
- the metK gene encoding methionine adenosyltransferase, with the translated sequence MTKERHLFTSESVTEGHPDKIADQISDAVLDGILEQDPDGRVACETLVTTGLVFIAGEITTSGYVDLHKIVRETIMEIGYTRAKFGFDFETCSVISSIHEQAPDIAMGVDVGGAGDQGMMFGYACRETDELMPLPIMLAHKLVKRLSQVRKEGILEYLRPDGKSQVTVEYENGKPIRVDTIVIAAQHSPAVTQSELREDIIEHVIEFAISQQMRDEKTKIFINPTGRFVMGGPMADTGVTGRKIMVDTYGGKATHGGGCFSGKDPTKVDRSGAYMARYIAKNLVASGITDEVGVQLAYAIGVADPVSIMVDTYGTGKIPDKKIVEIVRENFKLTPLGMIESLDLRRPIYKKTAAYGHFGRNDKDFTWEKIDKAERLKREAGLK